From Synechocystis sp. PCC 7338, a single genomic window includes:
- a CDS encoding SurA N-terminal domain-containing protein: protein MTDKPTVSWPLPFIWTPPALAQLTDEEDGEIEEPDLLEIGSEDDPELMEDPQGQPNPFLDPALDDLVDKKISEDVWSQMLGDLPCSVATESCVNQLQNTAIQNSRLLADLQDKIDESIAAVEEARQKNLDSIAISNFSPFLQVFLYSTLGPVSNGVEAPVTNPFRLILGNVAAAFLGQGLGSLFNWSQYAGNDSQQQRAIAIGDIQIKIAELQRNKSELQQKLREQVTVEVLKLEELARAFQIEQAIAKRDKQRLEIAKVSYRFGEGDSERYLAQLSSYDRQKAATFREWSRLRNQVVQVKLLVLGTGED from the coding sequence TTGACCGACAAACCGACGGTAAGCTGGCCGTTACCCTTTATCTGGACACCACCGGCCCTAGCTCAACTAACTGACGAAGAAGATGGGGAAATTGAGGAACCAGATCTGCTGGAAATTGGCAGTGAGGATGACCCGGAGTTGATGGAAGACCCCCAGGGGCAACCCAATCCTTTCCTTGACCCGGCACTGGACGACCTAGTGGACAAAAAAATCAGTGAAGATGTTTGGTCACAAATGCTGGGGGACTTGCCCTGTAGTGTGGCGACGGAATCCTGTGTTAACCAACTACAAAATACTGCTATCCAAAATTCCCGCCTCTTGGCAGACCTCCAGGACAAAATTGATGAGAGCATCGCCGCTGTGGAGGAGGCCAGGCAAAAGAATCTGGATTCCATTGCCATCTCTAATTTCTCCCCTTTCCTCCAGGTCTTTCTCTATTCCACCCTGGGGCCCGTCAGCAATGGGGTGGAAGCACCCGTTACCAATCCCTTCCGCCTCATCCTTGGTAATGTGGCGGCCGCCTTTCTGGGCCAGGGCTTGGGTTCTTTATTTAATTGGTCACAATACGCTGGCAACGACTCCCAGCAACAACGGGCGATCGCCATTGGGGATATTCAAATCAAAATTGCCGAACTACAACGCAATAAGTCGGAATTACAGCAAAAACTCCGGGAACAGGTAACAGTGGAAGTCCTCAAACTAGAAGAATTGGCCCGGGCTTTTCAAATTGAGCAGGCGATCGCCAAGCGGGATAAACAACGCCTCGAAATTGCTAAGGTTTCCTACCGCTTTGGGGAGGGGGATAGTGAACGCTATTTGGCCCAACTGAGTAGCTACGACCGCCAAAAAGCCGCAACTTTTCGGGAATGGTCACGGCTCAGAAATCAGGTGGTACAGGTTAAATTGCTGGTGCTGGGCACCGGGGAGGATTAG
- a CDS encoding metal-dependent hydrolase encodes MLTITHLLVGAASVGMAVQTTNPVPILIGAIASLLPDIDISTSPAGRVLPFISRPLEQRFSHRSATHSLLASITLATVTYGFWFAIPAIPLVIVHALNIGYFAGWFLDCFTKSGVEMFYPLGVRCVCPGNRNLRISTGSAAEYWLMVFVVAIAVWTFQLNNTGGLVKNFNALIAAPSGVTELYNRKGGNQIIYAEYEGVWAGNRAPVTEEAPVIATNGQGFLVLQDDQVVKVGTEADSTIIVNRIRGREGEPAVITTDTIYLDDEPPDLLEDYIQPMTFLSGQLTIDDPSVLRLEQSAFAFAPIRHAGGFVTLDHAPIETAIHLFQDQYVRGSVTIKTIEKR; translated from the coding sequence ATGCTCACCATCACCCATTTATTGGTGGGGGCGGCCAGTGTGGGCATGGCAGTCCAAACCACCAACCCCGTGCCCATTCTGATTGGGGCGATCGCCAGCCTGTTACCAGACATCGACATTAGCACTTCACCGGCAGGGAGAGTATTGCCCTTTATTTCCCGGCCCCTGGAGCAAAGATTTTCCCATCGCAGTGCCACCCATTCCTTGTTAGCTTCCATCACCTTGGCAACAGTCACCTATGGTTTTTGGTTTGCTATCCCCGCCATTCCCTTAGTAATCGTCCATGCCCTGAATATCGGCTACTTCGCCGGTTGGTTTCTGGATTGCTTCACTAAGTCGGGGGTGGAAATGTTTTACCCGTTGGGGGTGCGTTGTGTTTGCCCTGGGAACCGTAACTTAAGAATTTCCACTGGCAGTGCTGCTGAATATTGGTTGATGGTCTTCGTGGTGGCGATCGCCGTTTGGACTTTTCAACTCAATAACACGGGTGGTTTGGTGAAGAACTTCAATGCTCTGATTGCGGCCCCCAGTGGAGTGACGGAACTTTACAACCGTAAGGGGGGCAACCAGATAATTTATGCCGAGTATGAAGGGGTTTGGGCGGGGAATCGTGCCCCGGTGACAGAAGAAGCCCCAGTGATTGCCACCAACGGCCAAGGGTTTTTGGTACTCCAGGATGACCAGGTGGTGAAAGTGGGCACCGAAGCGGACAGCACCATCATTGTTAATCGCATTCGAGGCCGGGAAGGGGAACCCGCAGTGATTACCACTGACACCATTTACCTCGATGATGAACCGCCCGACCTGCTGGAAGACTACATCCAACCCATGACTTTCCTTAGTGGCCAGCTCACCATTGATGACCCCAGTGTTTTAAGGCTGGAACAGTCCGCCTTTGCCTTTGCCCCCATCCGCCACGCCGGAGGATTTGTCACCCTCGACCATGCTCCCATTGAAACGGCGATCCACCTCTTCCAAGACCAATACGTTAGGGGGTCGGTCACTATCAAAACCATTGAAAAACGCTAA
- a CDS encoding ATP-binding protein, with translation MDYQGEELPEESGPISGLEDLESVQPQGNNCYRQPEMDGLLHSLYSARSVLVTSGEGMGKTYLVRQVWERLLTDGVTCAYFEPATPKTLLTEIADMAGVDIKNLEGRSKTVEVLKQELIQWFSVNRAVLIFDDAHYLEVKFRLWLKKLKDVGVPILLAATNPPRTDLFIYIPRIELKPLAEYQIRDLMEKEAIALGSDLKPHQIAKLQSRAGGNPMLAKRAIEEGFLGIQNEAGDHGRYFDITPLLLLVGIVFICYRFIGLGTGNQSLYILAGIGGAIFLGVARLSYYLPKESRRITN, from the coding sequence ATGGATTACCAAGGCGAAGAGTTACCAGAAGAATCAGGGCCAATTAGCGGCCTAGAGGATCTGGAATCTGTCCAGCCCCAGGGAAACAACTGTTATCGGCAACCGGAAATGGATGGTCTTCTCCATTCCCTTTATTCCGCCCGCTCGGTGCTAGTCACCTCTGGGGAAGGCATGGGCAAAACCTACTTGGTGCGCCAGGTGTGGGAACGGTTGTTAACGGATGGGGTGACCTGTGCCTACTTTGAACCGGCTACTCCCAAAACCTTATTAACGGAGATCGCCGACATGGCCGGGGTCGATATCAAAAACTTGGAAGGTAGGAGCAAAACGGTGGAAGTGCTTAAGCAGGAATTAATCCAGTGGTTCAGCGTTAATCGGGCGGTGCTGATCTTTGACGATGCCCATTACCTGGAAGTCAAATTTCGGCTTTGGCTCAAAAAGCTAAAGGATGTGGGGGTTCCCATTTTGCTGGCGGCCACCAATCCTCCCCGCACTGACCTGTTTATCTACATTCCCCGCATCGAACTCAAGCCCCTGGCGGAATACCAGATCCGAGACTTGATGGAGAAGGAGGCGATCGCCCTGGGGTCAGATTTAAAGCCCCATCAAATTGCTAAACTCCAAAGCCGGGCCGGGGGTAATCCTATGTTGGCCAAGCGGGCCATCGAGGAGGGTTTTTTGGGCATCCAAAACGAAGCTGGGGATCATGGCAGATACTTTGACATCACCCCCTTACTGCTCCTGGTGGGCATTGTCTTTATCTGTTATCGCTTCATTGGCCTGGGGACGGGAAATCAATCCCTCTATATTTTGGCGGGCATTGGGGGAGCGATTTTCCTAGGGGTGGCAAGACTTTCCTATTACTTGCCCAAGGAATCACGGAGGATCACTAACTGA
- a CDS encoding CAP domain-containing protein yields MGRYRSPKSKQLTTGVFVVVAIILFQGKDSLYYHNGNGGDNWKIGSPQTHIFNAHQTRSLADLQTQALTLVNRDRQRNNLPPLVADPLITKTAQGHAEDMAKRDFYGHDTPEGKSPTDRYQALGGKGGVGENIVVLPRSPYFSLNYGLVERFQKSWMYSEGHRKNLLTPNYTKFGYGIATNPRTAKVYAVQNFQ; encoded by the coding sequence ATGGGACGTTATCGATCGCCAAAGTCCAAACAGCTAACCACGGGGGTTTTCGTAGTAGTAGCCATAATTTTGTTTCAGGGCAAGGATTCACTCTACTATCACAATGGCAATGGTGGCGATAACTGGAAAATTGGCTCGCCCCAGACCCATATATTCAATGCCCATCAGACTCGTTCCCTGGCCGACCTTCAAACTCAAGCTCTCACCCTAGTCAACCGCGACCGCCAACGGAATAACCTCCCGCCCCTGGTGGCAGACCCCTTGATTACCAAAACAGCTCAGGGTCACGCGGAGGATATGGCCAAGCGAGATTTTTATGGTCACGATACCCCTGAAGGTAAATCTCCCACCGACCGCTATCAAGCTCTGGGCGGCAAGGGGGGAGTTGGTGAAAATATTGTGGTCTTACCTCGCTCTCCCTATTTCTCTCTCAACTACGGACTGGTAGAACGGTTTCAGAAAAGTTGGATGTATTCGGAAGGACATCGCAAAAACCTATTGACCCCCAACTACACTAAGTTTGGCTACGGCATTGCCACCAATCCTAGAACAGCTAAAGTCTATGCTGTTCAAAATTTTCAATGA
- a CDS encoding ATP-binding protein produces the protein MTFSPSKRPPVNRLHHPQTPSNIFPTKQEGVLIGDQIYWNPATVANPHGCIIGGSGAGKTQTLKAIAWEVSRLANVVIIDFHGDQELPGETCYHVNMKSNAGINPMRLNLDQEGGGPNLRAIELAMLFKKTLTLGANQEAKLLDCFKHCYFRRGISQESHESWLKVPPNFSDLEALLEEMAGEDKEAEKLRLKLSTMFEYGIFNKTQPLNQTLTRWNLSKLPPQLQAIAGDALAQQLMNDHRLSGEHGIPTPKTVLFIDEAKELGHSKALDRIAADGRKYGLGLWLPSLPVIFPRMC, from the coding sequence ATGACTTTTTCCCCCAGCAAACGTCCCCCGGTTAATCGACTGCACCATCCCCAAACCCCTAGTAATATTTTCCCCACCAAGCAGGAAGGGGTGTTAATCGGTGACCAGATTTATTGGAACCCCGCCACAGTGGCCAATCCCCACGGGTGCATAATTGGCGGTTCCGGGGCCGGCAAAACCCAAACCCTGAAGGCGATCGCCTGGGAAGTGAGTAGGTTAGCAAACGTTGTCATCATTGACTTCCACGGGGATCAGGAATTGCCGGGGGAGACTTGCTACCACGTCAACATGAAAAGCAATGCTGGTATTAACCCCATGCGGTTGAACCTCGACCAGGAAGGGGGTGGCCCTAATCTGCGGGCCATTGAGCTGGCCATGTTGTTCAAAAAGACCTTAACTTTGGGAGCCAATCAGGAAGCAAAACTGCTGGACTGCTTCAAGCATTGTTACTTCCGCCGGGGTATCTCCCAGGAGTCCCATGAAAGTTGGTTAAAAGTGCCACCAAATTTTAGTGACCTGGAAGCTTTGCTGGAGGAAATGGCCGGGGAAGACAAGGAGGCGGAAAAGCTGAGGCTGAAGTTATCCACCATGTTTGAGTACGGCATTTTCAACAAAACCCAACCCCTTAACCAAACCCTGACCCGTTGGAATTTGTCCAAACTTCCCCCCCAATTACAGGCGATCGCCGGGGATGCATTAGCTCAACAGTTAATGAATGACCATCGGTTATCTGGGGAGCATGGCATTCCCACCCCGAAAACGGTCTTGTTCATTGATGAAGCCAAGGAATTAGGCCATTCCAAAGCGTTGGACAGAATTGCGGCGGACGGCCGGAAGTATGGGCTGGGTCTGTGGCTTCCCAGTCTTCCCGTCATATTTCCAAGGATGTGCTGA
- a CDS encoding type II toxin-antitoxin system prevent-host-death family antitoxin, translating into MTNSGTQGLDALQTWKLEDAKARFSELVRLAQGENPQLVTVRGKDAVVVLAADQFAKLLPLMAQPNIHEFLSQSPLNRLDFEHSSVQSPVREVEL; encoded by the coding sequence ATGACTAATTCAGGAACCCAAGGTCTAGATGCCCTGCAAACTTGGAAATTGGAAGATGCCAAAGCCCGTTTTAGTGAACTGGTACGTCTAGCCCAGGGGGAAAATCCCCAGCTTGTCACAGTGCGGGGCAAGGATGCGGTGGTGGTTCTTGCCGCTGACCAATTTGCTAAACTTTTGCCCTTGATGGCCCAACCCAATATCCACGAATTTCTTTCCCAGTCGCCCCTGAATCGCCTCGATTTCGAGCACTCTAGTGTCCAAAGTCCGGTTAGAGAAGTGGAGCTATGA
- a CDS encoding type II toxin-antitoxin system VapC family toxin: protein MKGWLLDTNVISELRKKNCHPAVKAWADRQSPTSFYLSTITMAEIRFGIEKAEDEAFRQELNQWLDQVLRPWFRDRLLGVDEDVILQWRWLVEKGRKQNYTFSQPDLFIAAGTQCAFGIAVVHELCVVTRNVGDFEKSGVLVFNPFLFGQ, encoded by the coding sequence ATGAAGGGTTGGCTATTGGATACCAACGTAATTTCAGAACTGCGTAAGAAAAATTGTCATCCAGCGGTGAAAGCCTGGGCCGATCGCCAATCGCCCACCTCCTTTTATCTCAGCACCATTACGATGGCAGAAATCCGTTTTGGCATAGAAAAGGCTGAAGATGAAGCATTTCGTCAGGAATTGAACCAATGGCTAGACCAGGTTTTACGCCCCTGGTTTAGAGATCGCCTTTTGGGAGTAGATGAAGATGTAATTTTGCAGTGGCGGTGGCTTGTAGAAAAAGGACGAAAGCAAAACTATACCTTCAGTCAACCGGATTTATTCATTGCGGCGGGCACGCAGTGTGCCTTCGGCATCGCCGTTGTCCATGAGCTATGCGTTGTGACTCGCAATGTAGGGGACTTTGAAAAATCAGGGGTTCTGGTCTTTAATCCATTCCTTTTTGGCCAATAG
- a CDS encoding XisI protein has translation MENLEKIQNYRTIIKQILSQYATYKPANGEIEMQILFDTEHDHYQVLGIGWDKKTRIYGCSMHLDIKNNKIWIQVNNTEIDIGQALVEMGVPKEDIVIGFQPVYIRQVSGYAIA, from the coding sequence ATGGAAAATCTAGAAAAAATCCAAAACTACCGCACGATCATCAAGCAAATTCTCAGTCAATATGCCACCTATAAACCAGCAAACGGTGAAATTGAGATGCAAATTTTATTTGATACAGAACATGATCACTATCAAGTTCTAGGCATTGGTTGGGATAAAAAAACACGGATTTATGGCTGTTCAATGCATCTAGATATTAAAAACAATAAAATCTGGATTCAAGTTAACAATACTGAAATAGATATTGGTCAAGCTCTCGTTGAAATGGGTGTGCCGAAAGAGGATATTGTGATCGGTTTTCAGCCCGTTTATATTCGTCAAGTATCAGGCTATGCGATTGCCTGA
- a CDS encoding site-specific integrase has product MKINRQGQAKVLTEQELHDLFTTGLLTPRDRLLFGICLYTGCRIGEACSLAWDDVTGDAMTFRIEKTKTKSSRTVAISPALQVLFDQYREQQCFRFPSAYVFRGKRVGSHLHPSMAHKILKAATDRIGVRGVSTHSFRRTALTMMCRKGINLRVIQKISGHKNLNVLSHYLEVSEQEKEQALSTISF; this is encoded by the coding sequence ATGAAAATTAACCGTCAGGGGCAGGCAAAGGTATTAACTGAGCAGGAATTACATGACCTGTTCACTACGGGCTTGCTCACTCCCCGCGATCGCCTTTTATTCGGGATCTGTCTTTATACTGGTTGTCGTATTGGGGAAGCCTGTTCCCTGGCTTGGGATGATGTCACTGGCGATGCTATGACTTTCCGCATTGAAAAAACTAAGACCAAATCCAGCCGCACTGTGGCCATTTCCCCAGCGTTGCAAGTTTTGTTTGATCAGTACCGGGAACAACAATGCTTTAGGTTTCCCTCTGCCTATGTATTTCGGGGCAAACGGGTGGGGTCACATTTGCATCCTTCCATGGCTCACAAAATTTTGAAAGCGGCAACGGATAGGATTGGAGTGAGGGGAGTTTCTACCCATTCTTTCCGTCGCACTGCGTTAACGATGATGTGCCGGAAGGGAATTAATCTACGGGTCATTCAGAAAATTAGTGGTCACAAAAATTTGAATGTGTTGTCCCACTATCTGGAGGTTTCTGAGCAGGAGAAGGAGCAGGCCCTATCTACGATCTCATTTTAA